One Staphylococcus simiae genomic region harbors:
- a CDS encoding PadR family transcriptional regulator — protein sequence MFNRRHDMRAHMMKHEGFGFGKGFQNLDFGEPSSRNIRDRFFKKGNLQFIILQMLEEEPKHGYQIIKDLEGRFKGFYSPSPGSVYPILQMLEDRDFVSISQQGNKKVYSITQEGKDFLADNVDKDEFTQRLEQFKHMDFDKMHEAREQLQQVFKLMFKASQQAMKDDDQKQQFDHIIDQTTQQLKDFLGTEEDHKEV from the coding sequence ATGTTTAATAGAAGACATGATATGAGAGCACATATGATGAAACATGAAGGATTTGGATTTGGTAAAGGTTTTCAAAATTTAGATTTTGGTGAACCTAGCTCACGTAATATCAGAGATCGATTTTTCAAAAAAGGTAATTTACAATTTATTATTTTACAAATGTTGGAAGAAGAACCAAAACATGGTTATCAAATTATTAAAGATTTAGAAGGACGTTTCAAAGGATTCTATTCACCAAGCCCAGGATCAGTTTATCCAATTTTACAAATGTTAGAAGATCGTGACTTTGTTTCTATTTCACAACAAGGAAATAAAAAAGTGTATAGTATTACTCAAGAAGGTAAAGATTTCTTGGCAGATAATGTTGATAAAGATGAATTTACGCAACGTTTAGAACAATTTAAACATATGGACTTTGACAAAATGCATGAAGCTCGTGAGCAATTGCAACAAGTCTTTAAATTGATGTTCAAAGCAAGTCAACAAGCAATGAAAGATGATGATCAAAAACAACAATTTGATCACATCATCGATCAAACAACGCAACAACTAAAAGACTTCTTAGGTACAGAAGAAGACCATAAAGAAGTATAA
- the lqo gene encoding L-lactate dehydrogenase (quinone) has product MAKSNSKDIVLIGAGVLSTTFGSMLKEIEPDWNIHMYERLDRPAIESSNERNNAGTGHAALCELNYTVQQPDGSIDIEKAKEINEEFEISKQFWGHLVKSGSIENPREFINPLPHISYVRGKNNVKFLKDRYEAMKAFPMFEDIEYTEDIEVMKKWIPLMMKGRESNPGIMAASKIDEGTDVNFGELTRKMAISIEKHPNATVQYNHEVVDFEQLSNGQWEVTVKNRNNGETFKQVTDYVFIGAGGGAIPLLQKTGIPESKHLGGFPISGQFLACTNPQVIEQHDAKVYGKEPPGTPPMTVPHLDTRYIDGQRTLLFGPFANVGPKFLKNGSNLDLFKSVKPYNITTLLAAAVKNLPLIKYSFDQVIMTKEGCMNHLRTFYPEARDEDWQLYTAGKRVQVIKDSPEHGKGYIQFGTEVVNSQDHTVIALLGESPGASTSVSVALEVLERNFPEYKAEWEPKIKKMIPSYGESLITDEKLMRKIRKQTSKDLELGYYND; this is encoded by the coding sequence ATGGCTAAGTCTAATAGTAAAGACATCGTTTTAATTGGAGCCGGTGTACTTAGCACAACGTTTGGTTCAATGTTAAAAGAAATTGAACCAGATTGGAATATTCATATGTATGAACGTTTGGATCGTCCAGCTATTGAAAGTTCAAATGAAAGAAATAATGCTGGTACAGGACATGCAGCTTTATGTGAATTAAACTATACAGTGCAACAACCTGATGGCTCAATCGACATTGAAAAAGCTAAAGAAATTAACGAAGAATTTGAAATTTCCAAACAATTTTGGGGACATTTAGTTAAAAGTGGCAGTATCGAAAATCCACGAGAATTTATTAATCCTTTACCACACATTAGTTATGTAAGAGGTAAAAACAACGTTAAATTCTTAAAAGATCGTTACGAAGCAATGAAAGCTTTCCCAATGTTTGAAGATATCGAATATACAGAAGATATCGAAGTAATGAAAAAATGGATTCCATTAATGATGAAAGGTCGCGAAAGTAATCCTGGTATTATGGCGGCTAGTAAAATTGACGAAGGTACAGATGTAAACTTCGGTGAATTAACACGTAAAATGGCTATAAGCATCGAAAAACATCCAAATGCAACAGTTCAATATAATCATGAAGTGGTTGATTTTGAACAATTATCTAATGGACAATGGGAAGTAACTGTTAAAAACCGTAATAACGGCGAAACATTTAAACAAGTGACTGATTATGTATTTATTGGTGCTGGTGGTGGAGCAATTCCATTACTACAAAAAACTGGTATCCCTGAAAGTAAACATTTAGGTGGATTCCCAATTAGTGGTCAATTCTTAGCTTGTACAAATCCACAAGTTATTGAACAACATGATGCCAAAGTTTATGGTAAAGAACCACCTGGTACACCACCAATGACTGTACCTCATTTAGATACACGTTATATTGATGGTCAAAGAACATTATTATTTGGACCATTTGCCAATGTTGGACCTAAATTCTTAAAAAATGGTTCAAACTTAGACTTGTTCAAGTCAGTTAAACCATATAACATTACAACATTATTAGCAGCAGCAGTTAAAAACTTACCTTTAATCAAATATTCATTTGATCAAGTAATTATGACTAAAGAAGGTTGCATGAATCATTTACGTACATTCTATCCAGAAGCACGTGATGAAGATTGGCAATTATACACTGCTGGTAAACGTGTTCAAGTTATTAAAGATTCACCTGAGCACGGTAAAGGGTATATCCAATTTGGTACAGAGGTAGTTAACTCACAAGACCATACTGTAATTGCTTTATTAGGTGAATCACCAGGAGCTTCAACTTCAGTATCTGTTGCGTTAGAAGTATTAGAACGTAACTTCCCTGAATATAAAGCTGAATGGGAACCAAAAATTAAGAAAATGATACCATCTTATGGTGAATCATTAATTACAGATGAAAAATTAATGAGAAAAATCCGTAAACAAACTTCAAAAGACTTAGAATTAGGTTACTATAACGACTAA
- a CDS encoding YciI family protein, with product MTNYYIVKFVHTDLQGWKEHLEAHVKYLYQLTTKGYLAISGPIENEDEQRKEAYLILKADNEQKLQTLLENDPYWYQGLVAEYTVEEWKPMFGDLNNLTINRPF from the coding sequence ATGACTAATTATTATATAGTGAAATTTGTGCATACAGATTTACAAGGATGGAAAGAACATTTAGAAGCACATGTGAAATATTTATATCAACTTACGACAAAAGGTTATTTAGCAATTTCAGGACCTATTGAGAATGAGGATGAGCAACGTAAAGAAGCATATTTGATTTTAAAAGCGGATAATGAACAAAAGTTACAAACATTATTAGAAAATGACCCTTATTGGTATCAAGGATTAGTAGCAGAGTATACTGTAGAAGAGTGGAAACCAATGTTTGGCGATTTAAATAATTTAACTATCAATCGACCATTCTAA
- the mbcS gene encoding acyl-CoA synthetase MbcS, with translation MQKADLFAPEQYNIVSEIEKYSNNPTKKAILYHNTDGEDITVTYQQLIQQANKVGNVLKSHGLSKGDKIIIMMPRTIATYELYIAALKLGIAIIPCSEMLRTKDLQYRITHGEIDAVMVYEPFTKEFEDIKEYNDLIKFVVAGQKNDWINLDEEKEQASDTLEAANTSRDDMAILSYTSGTTGNPKAVTHSHGWGFAHLQMAPKHWLCIKEDDLVWATAAPGWQKWLWSPFLSVLGSGATAFVFNGRFSPETYLTLLQRYEINVLCCTPTEYRMMAKLQNLEQYDLSHLHSAVSAGEPLNREVVEQFNKHFNITVRDGYGQTESTLLIGFLKDTPQRIGSMGKGIPGSYVTVVDDDGNEVPANTKGNIAVPLDLPALFKGYYKEPERTAKAQAGTYYITGDLAHIDEDGYFWFEGRRDDIIISSGYTIGPFEVEDALTNHPAVKECAVVAKPHDIRGNIVKAFVILQPGYTAEDTLVKELQQFVKNEVAPYKYPREIEFVEDLPKTNSGKIRRVELRDAELAKYQQQNNEQ, from the coding sequence ATGCAAAAAGCAGATTTATTTGCACCTGAACAATATAATATTGTCTCAGAAATTGAAAAATATAGTAATAACCCTACTAAAAAGGCAATTTTATATCATAATACAGATGGTGAAGATATCACTGTAACGTATCAACAATTAATACAACAAGCTAATAAGGTTGGTAATGTCTTAAAAAGTCATGGTTTATCTAAAGGCGACAAAATTATCATTATGATGCCACGTACGATTGCTACATATGAGTTGTATATTGCAGCATTAAAATTAGGCATTGCCATTATTCCATGTTCAGAAATGTTAAGAACTAAAGATTTACAATATCGTATTACACATGGTGAAATTGATGCAGTTATGGTATATGAACCATTTACAAAAGAATTTGAAGATATTAAAGAATACAATGATTTAATTAAATTCGTAGTAGCTGGTCAAAAAAATGATTGGATTAATTTAGATGAAGAAAAAGAACAAGCTAGTGATACTTTAGAGGCAGCTAACACTTCTAGAGATGATATGGCTATTCTTTCTTATACTTCAGGAACTACTGGTAATCCTAAAGCGGTGACACATTCACATGGATGGGGATTTGCGCATTTACAAATGGCACCTAAACATTGGCTATGTATTAAAGAAGACGACTTAGTATGGGCAACTGCAGCACCAGGTTGGCAAAAATGGCTATGGAGTCCATTTTTATCAGTATTAGGTTCAGGAGCTACGGCTTTTGTCTTTAATGGTAGATTTAGTCCGGAAACCTACTTAACATTGTTACAACGTTATGAAATTAATGTTTTATGTTGTACACCAACGGAATATCGTATGATGGCTAAACTACAAAATTTAGAGCAATATGATTTATCACACCTTCACAGTGCTGTGTCAGCAGGTGAACCTTTGAATCGTGAAGTTGTAGAACAGTTTAACAAACATTTTAATATTACAGTTAGAGATGGTTACGGTCAAACTGAAAGTACGTTATTAATAGGATTCTTAAAAGATACACCACAACGAATTGGCTCAATGGGTAAAGGTATTCCTGGAAGTTATGTTACAGTGGTTGATGATGATGGAAATGAAGTACCTGCTAATACGAAAGGAAACATTGCTGTACCACTTGATCTTCCTGCGCTATTTAAGGGCTATTATAAAGAACCTGAACGTACAGCTAAAGCTCAAGCAGGAACATATTATATCACAGGAGATTTAGCTCATATCGATGAAGATGGCTATTTCTGGTTTGAAGGTCGCCGTGATGACATCATTATTAGCTCTGGTTATACTATAGGGCCTTTTGAAGTTGAAGATGCTCTAACTAACCATCCTGCAGTTAAAGAGTGTGCTGTTGTGGCTAAACCACATGATATTCGAGGTAATATTGTGAAAGCATTTGTTATTTTACAACCAGGATACACTGCAGAAGATACTTTAGTAAAAGAGTTACAACAATTTGTTAAAAATGAGGTAGCACCATATAAATATCCTCGTGAAATAGAATTTGTTGAAGACCTACCTAAGACTAACTCTGGTAAAATCCGTCGTGTTGAATTACGTGATGCTGAACTAGCTAAATATCAACAACAAAACAATGAACAATAA
- a CDS encoding FAD-dependent oxidoreductase — translation MKYVVVGTSHAGYEVIETLLKEDPQAQIEVFESGDKPSFLSCGIQSYLEDVSPSLDSLHYATTASYEKQGVNIHVNTTVVDLDTDNKTITVEHDDTKENISYDKLFLSPGGSAVKPPITGIDDYNNVFFMRGREWADKIKQRMPHAKKAVVVGGGYIGIEAAEAFAKAGIETKIIDVAERILSTYLDPEFTNILEQNSKQHHLEFIGGESVKEITGNDNGDVTTVITDKGEYQADTVLFAVGVAPATSWLKDKIDLGTKGIITIDHHQQTSAPDVYAGGDATMVPFAPIEEDRYIALATNSRRQGVTAALNMVGKSATMPRVSGTSGLQLFDYKFGQTGVHGTEADNYDGHLGQQYVEERIRPKFMQDDTTVHMKIIFDKDSHRILGGQVMSTEDVTQAINTLSVAISAGFTLEQLAVQDFFFQPDYDRPWHYLNVLAQQALGQSYGSDQMLF, via the coding sequence ATGAAATATGTTGTAGTAGGAACATCACATGCAGGTTATGAGGTTATAGAAACACTTTTAAAAGAAGACCCTCAAGCACAAATAGAAGTCTTCGAAAGTGGCGATAAACCTTCGTTCTTATCTTGTGGTATTCAAAGTTATTTAGAAGACGTATCACCTTCACTAGATTCATTACATTATGCTACGACTGCTTCTTATGAGAAACAAGGTGTTAATATTCACGTTAATACGACAGTTGTAGATTTAGATACAGATAATAAAACGATCACCGTAGAACATGATGATACTAAAGAAAATATTAGTTATGACAAACTATTTTTAAGTCCAGGTGGCAGTGCTGTTAAACCACCTATTACAGGCATTGATGATTATAATAATGTCTTCTTTATGCGTGGTCGTGAATGGGCAGATAAAATCAAGCAACGCATGCCTCATGCTAAAAAAGCAGTTGTAGTAGGCGGTGGATATATTGGTATCGAAGCTGCTGAAGCATTTGCTAAAGCTGGCATCGAAACTAAAATTATTGATGTTGCTGAGCGTATTTTAAGCACGTATTTAGATCCTGAATTCACAAATATTTTAGAACAAAATTCAAAACAACATCATTTAGAATTTATTGGTGGTGAATCAGTTAAAGAAATTACTGGTAACGACAATGGCGATGTAACAACAGTAATTACTGATAAAGGTGAATATCAAGCAGACACTGTGTTATTCGCAGTAGGTGTAGCCCCTGCTACTAGTTGGCTTAAAGATAAAATTGACTTAGGCACTAAAGGTATTATTACTATTGATCATCATCAACAAACTTCAGCACCTGATGTATACGCAGGTGGCGATGCAACAATGGTACCATTTGCGCCAATAGAAGAAGATCGCTATATTGCTTTAGCAACAAATTCACGTCGTCAGGGTGTTACTGCAGCGTTAAATATGGTTGGTAAATCTGCTACGATGCCTCGTGTATCTGGTACATCTGGCCTACAGTTATTTGATTATAAATTTGGTCAAACAGGTGTACATGGCACTGAAGCTGATAATTATGACGGTCATCTAGGACAACAATATGTTGAAGAACGTATTAGACCTAAATTTATGCAAGATGATACTACAGTGCATATGAAAATAATATTTGATAAAGATAGTCATCGAATATTAGGTGGTCAAGTGATGTCAACTGAAGATGTCACACAAGCAATCAACACATTGTCAGTAGCGATTTCAGCTGGCTTTACTTTAGAACAGCTTGCAGTTCAAGATTTCTTCTTCCAACCTGATTATGATAGACCATGGCATTATTTAAATGTTCTTGCTCAACAAGCACTAGGACAATCATACGGTAGCGATCAAATGCTATTCTAA
- a CDS encoding class I SAM-dependent methyltransferase, producing the protein MSKSIFSSQFWENQWRNDPNTSLKKMKRAGLGSYDSPEFEKWAMNYDCQSFSEEGKARTERIIKWIEQQIPTFNHMSILDVGAASGVFSVPFAQRGASVTAVEPSPLLSELLIKNATTYDVDVNVMTAAFENKTATEIGHHDFVFASMCPAVIDWEAVQKALKIANKYVYVSLMAGPKENKLVDELIEQFNLQSVPTTADMYYLLQLLYVNNYTYQTLIERHTKTTDMALKDVMNQLPTWFTDFDIEVSTAMLNDIQHYLQDKYGTTIPVTTGGKFGKVLIHAKEGDHHD; encoded by the coding sequence ATGTCAAAGTCGATATTTAGTAGTCAATTTTGGGAAAATCAATGGCGTAATGATCCAAATACGTCACTAAAGAAAATGAAGCGTGCAGGCTTAGGTTCATATGATTCACCAGAATTTGAAAAATGGGCCATGAATTATGATTGCCAGTCATTTAGTGAAGAGGGCAAGGCGCGTACCGAACGTATTATAAAATGGATAGAGCAACAAATTCCAACGTTCAATCATATGTCCATCTTAGATGTTGGTGCAGCATCCGGTGTATTTAGTGTACCATTCGCACAGCGTGGTGCATCAGTAACTGCTGTAGAGCCTTCTCCACTATTAAGCGAATTATTAATCAAAAACGCCACAACATACGATGTAGACGTTAATGTTATGACTGCAGCTTTCGAAAATAAAACGGCAACTGAAATAGGACATCATGACTTTGTATTTGCTTCAATGTGTCCTGCTGTAATTGATTGGGAAGCAGTACAAAAAGCTTTAAAAATTGCTAATAAATATGTTTATGTCAGTTTAATGGCAGGTCCTAAAGAAAATAAATTAGTAGATGAATTAATAGAACAATTTAACTTACAAAGTGTACCCACAACAGCAGATATGTACTATCTATTACAATTGCTATATGTAAATAATTATACGTACCAAACACTAATTGAACGACATACTAAAACAACAGATATGGCTTTAAAAGATGTAATGAATCAATTACCTACATGGTTTACTGACTTTGATATTGAAGTATCTACTGCAATGTTGAATGATATTCAACATTATTTACAAGATAAGTACGGTACAACTATACCTGTTACCACAGGTGGTAAATTTGGAAAAGTACTTATACATGCTAAAGAAGGTGATCATCATGACTAA
- a CDS encoding fructose bisphosphate aldolase yields MNKEQLEKMKHGKGFIAALDQSGGSTPKALKEYGVNEDQYNTEDEMFKLVHDMRTRVVTSPAFSPDKILGAILFEQTMDREVEGKYTADYLADKGIVPFLKVDKGLAEEKNGVQLMKPIDNLDEVLDRANKRHIFGTKMRSNILELNEEGIKEVVAQQFDIAKKIIAKGLVPIIEPEVNINAKDKAEIEKVLKAELKKGLDNLNDDQLVMLKLTIPTEPNLYKDLAEHPNVVRVVVLSGGYSRDEANKLLKDNDLLIASFSRALASDLRASQSETEFNKALSDAVDSIYDASVNKN; encoded by the coding sequence ATGAATAAAGAACAATTAGAAAAAATGAAACATGGTAAAGGTTTTATTGCTGCATTAGACCAAAGTGGTGGTAGTACACCTAAAGCACTTAAAGAATATGGTGTTAACGAAGATCAATATAATACAGAAGATGAAATGTTCAAACTTGTTCATGATATGCGTACTCGTGTCGTAACTTCACCTGCATTTTCACCTGATAAAATTTTAGGTGCTATTCTTTTCGAACAAACAATGGATCGTGAAGTTGAAGGTAAATATACTGCTGATTACTTAGCTGATAAAGGTATCGTTCCTTTCTTAAAAGTAGACAAAGGTCTAGCTGAAGAAAAAAATGGTGTTCAATTAATGAAACCTATCGATAATTTAGACGAAGTATTAGATCGTGCTAATAAACGTCACATTTTCGGTACAAAAATGCGTTCTAACATTTTAGAATTAAATGAAGAAGGTATTAAAGAAGTTGTTGCTCAACAATTTGATATTGCTAAAAAAATTATCGCTAAAGGTTTAGTACCAATTATTGAACCTGAAGTAAATATCAATGCTAAAGATAAAGCTGAAATTGAAAAAGTATTAAAAGCTGAACTTAAAAAAGGCTTAGACAACTTAAATGATGATCAATTAGTAATGTTAAAATTAACTATCCCAACTGAACCAAACTTATACAAAGACTTAGCAGAACATCCAAATGTTGTACGTGTCGTTGTATTATCAGGTGGCTATAGCAGAGACGAAGCAAACAAATTATTGAAAGACAATGATTTATTAATCGCTAGTTTCTCACGTGCCTTAGCTAGTGACTTACGTGCTAGCCAATCAGAAACTGAATTCAATAAAGCATTAAGTGATGCTGTTGATTCAATTTACGATGCATCAGTAAACAAAAACTAA